The genomic segment CATGACTTCTCCTGTGGGTGAGTGTGAGCTGCTGTTTCAGTTGGTCTGTGGTGTTGCTTGTAGGTAGGAGCCACAGACCCCACAGGTCCTTACAACTTTTCTCGGAATTCTTTTCGCCACGGCGTTGACCTGCAGTGATGACCTCAATGTGACCCATGTCGCAAGCCGATCTGCTTGCATTTGCTAACTATTGCAAGCACTATGGAGGTATGGCCAAGTTGAGCATGCAGAAGACCGTCGAAGGACTCGGCGACTACCTGCGTGAGCAGCGGGGTCAGGCACAGATGTCGCTTCGACAGCTGGCTGAACTCACGGATGTTTCCAATCCGTACCTCAGCCAGATCGAACGAGGTCTGCGTCGACCGTCGGCAGAGGTTCTGCAGCAAATTGCCAAGGCGCTGCGTATTTCGGCTGAGTCGCTCTACGTTCGAGCCGGCATCCTCGATGCCGATGAGAGCGGAGCGCGGATGGTGGAGGACGCCATAGCCCTCGACTCCCGTCTCACCGAGCGTCAGAAGACGGCATTGCTCGACATCTACCGATCCTTTGTCGGAACCGATGAAGCCACTGACACCCAATTGGTCGCAACCGTGACCGAAGCAAACCAGGAGAAAATATGACTATCACTGACACGATCAACGCTCAGGTCAAGTCCATCGTCGAAGACGTGAAGGCTCTGCCCGAGACGCTCAAGAAGCTTGACGTTGCCGACCTGCAGAAGCAGGCCCAGGGCTTCGCGCAGACCGCTGTTGGTACTGCCACCAGCGCGTACGCCGACCTCGCCAAGAAGGGCGAAGAGCTCGTCAACAAGGCCAAGGGCCTCAAGGTTGACGACATCAAGAAGACCGTCGACGGCACCGTCGAAGACGTCACCAAGCAGGCCAAGGGCTTCGCGGATGACGCTCAGAAGCGTGTTGAGGGTCTCGTCGAGGACGCCAAGGCGACCGTCACCAAGGTGACCGCCAAGAAGGCTCCCGCCAAGAAGGCTCCGGCCAAGAAGGCTCCGGCTGCCAAGAAGGCTCCGGCGAAGAAGACGGCTCCCAAGGCCTGATTCACGCCACCACAAGAACGGGCTCCCCTTCGGGGGAGTCCGTTCTGCTTTTCCCCAAGGGTGCGCCCGGTAGCCTGCTTCCGTGCCTGACTTGTTCGCAGTCCAGAACGGACTGTCCCTGATCATTGGTGTTGCGCTGTTCGCAGCCAAGGCGTTCGCACTGGTCGACTGTGTGGGTCGGCCGTCGGCGCAGTTCACCTACATCGAGACGTTGCCCAAGCGGAGTTGGCTCATCATCCTGTGCTTGGCGGTTGCCGGACACGTGGTCGACGGCTTCAGGCCGCTGGGACTCCTCAGCCTGATCGGTACTGTCGCGGCGTTTGTCTACCTGGCTCAGGTGCGAGGCTCGGACTCGCGCTGAGCGAGTCGGTGCGGGTGTAGCCACCGTGTCACGATGAGCCGGAGGACGGCGAGATCGTCGTCAGCCGCGACATCGGGATGAGCATCCCGGGCGGCGCGGTGCGCCACGAGTATCGCGCAGAGCCAACGGGCGGTGTCGTCGACATGCAGTTCGCCGTCGACCGTCCCGTTCTCAATGCCTTTGAGAATGAGAGTGGCGAACGCCTGCTCGACGGATCCGTCCAGTACCGCCTCGGGGTCAACGGCTAGATGGTCGATTGTGTCAAGAACTTCGTCCCACGCTTCCGCTGACATGGGACGACTCTAGTGGCGACGCCGTGCGTACAGTCGGGCTCATGGACTCTGTCATTGACATCTCCGGACTCGTCAAACGGTTCGGACAGTTCGCGGCGCTCGATGGGCTCGACCTCAAGGTCGCCCAAGGCGAGGTCCACGGCTTCCTCGGGCCAAACGGCTCCGGCAAGTCGACCACGATCAGGGTGCTGCTCGGAATGCTTCGCGCGAACGAA from the Aeromicrobium panaciterrae genome contains:
- a CDS encoding helix-turn-helix transcriptional regulator: MAKLSMQKTVEGLGDYLREQRGQAQMSLRQLAELTDVSNPYLSQIERGLRRPSAEVLQQIAKALRISAESLYVRAGILDADESGARMVEDAIALDSRLTERQKTALLDIYRSFVGTDEATDTQLVATVTEANQEKI
- a CDS encoding DUF2516 family protein, which produces MPDLFAVQNGLSLIIGVALFAAKAFALVDCVGRPSAQFTYIETLPKRSWLIILCLAVAGHVVDGFRPLGLLSLIGTVAAFVYLAQVRGSDSR